Below is a genomic region from Fusarium oxysporum Fo47 chromosome VIII, complete sequence.
GTACTAGCACAACGCGGAATATTACCCAAGAGGGGGGCGTCGTTACAAGCCTGCATCTGACACCCAAGTACATCATTGTGGCACTTGATAATGCCAAGATTCATGTGTTCGATACTGAGGGAGACTCGCAACGCACCCTGCAGGGACATGTTATGGGTGTCTGGGCCATGGTTCCCTGGGATGATACCCTGGTCAGTGGAGGCTGTGATCGCGACGTGAGAGTATGGAACCTCAAGACTGGGTAAGTTGAGAGTCATAATCAGTCTCGATCATTTGCTGACAGGATATAGTGCCTGTTTACACACCTTGCGAGGTCACACATCGACAGTTAGGTGCCTGAAAATGGCAGATGCAAATACGGCGATTTCTGGATCCCGGGATACCACCCTAAGAATCTGGGATATCCGAACCGGCCTTTGCAAAAATGTTCTTGTTGGTCATCAGTCCAGTGTTCGGTGTCTCGAGATCAAGGGCGACATTGTCGTATCCGGTAGCTACGATACTTTTGCTCGAGTCTGGAGCATTTCCGAGGGCCGTTGTCTTCAAACGTTACAGGGCCATTTTAGTCAAATTTATGCCATTGCGTTTGATGGTAAGCGAGTCGTGACGGGCAGTCTGGATACCAACGTGAGAATTTGGGATCCGAGTTCTGGGTATGTGTCTCTTCAAACTACAGATAATAGCTACTAACAGTTCGAAGTGAGTGCCTGGCTATTCTCCAGGGTCACACGTCTCTTGTTGGACAGCTTCAGATGCGCGGTGACACCTTAGTTACTGGTGGATCAGATGGATCGGTTAGAGTTTGGTCATTGAAAGAAATGTGTCCGATCCATCGTCTTGCAGCTCACGACAACAGTGTCACCAGTCTGCAATTTGATGATACTCGAGTCGTGAGTGGCGGCAGTGATGGTCGAGTTAAGATCTGGGACCTCAAAACTGGACATCTCGTTCGTGAACTCATCGCGCAAGGTGAAGCTGTCTGGCGTGTTGcctttgaagatgagaagtGTGTTGCTTTGGCCTTGAGACACGGCCGTACAGTCATGGAGGTAAGCCGATATTGGACGAGGGCTATCCACGCTCAAGACTGACTTTGATAGGTGTGGTCGTTCTCACCACCCGAAGATATGCTCTATGACCGCCCACTCTCGCTTCAACAGCGGGTACTGGAGGATGACCCGAATCGCCCATTGAGCGCCATGGCTATCGACTATCGCACTTCGCAACAGACTTTGGCCAGTTCTAGCCGAGACGCTTCAACCCAGGATGTCGAAATGAACGACGCTGGCCCTTCAACTGCCCCATTGCAGGGCGGTACGTTCTTTCATGACGACTGAGCTGGGAGTTCGGTGATCTCAACGATGGCCCTGCGTCAACCATCGTGATATGACATCGGCGAGCACCAGCATTTCAAGCGTACCCGATTTTGTGGATTCAACATTTAGTATCGAAGACGGATCCGGTCATCCGCACTGCATTGCACTATATTCTTTCTTCGAATTGTTGTAGAGGCGCCAAGGGTTTTTGAAAGCATGTTTTGGGCGTTGCTGCATCACCACCAGTTCACAAAATATGTTAGTTATGGATGGATGATCATGCGAATTTGCATGGGAGTATGACAGCATGAATCAAGGGGTTATGGGAAACTGGAGCCACGGGAATGGAATACGGAGTTGCATCTGAAGGCGGCTCGGACTATACCAGAAGCCAATGTCAGCGTCCTGGTCTTTGACATTGATCGTTATCTTTATCATAATACCACATCGGCGGCGTGTGTATAGAACGATTAGAAATTAGCCCAGTAATGTTGGGTTCCACCAATAAGACTTGCCAattctttgcctttttaTTTTGGAGCCAAGTGTGAGTTATAAACTGCCATCATGGGCCATGTTTTCGTTCCTGGGTGGTAAAATCGTTGAGTCCGAATATTTCCAGGGACTGAGAGTACCTTAGTAAGGGACTTCCGACCTCCACCAGCAAAACTTATTGTCGTGGCTCGGAGGTAGAAGGGATGGTGTGGATAGAGCCCCACATCGGCGAGAATTATACCGACGAAGTGGTGTGTCACTTGGACGGTCTTGTATGGAGCAGAAAGATGGTCAAGAGGTGGTCTTTGATAATCGGAAGACGTCTAGGGGATTTTTAGCAGAACTTATCAATATAAACATTTCCTCGGAGAAGATTATCTCCTCAATTGGACTGTCTGGAGGTATTCAAAGAGAACGCAAGCATGTACACATCACGTGATCGCTAAGCCTATTCAGGACTAGACCCACCAACAATTGGAGGCCAAGCTCAACGCTCTGCCGCTCAACAGCGACTTTTTCTGAGCTCCATCCAGCCAAGTCGCAGTTATCAACTCGACAACGTCCTGATCCCTCAGTTCAATTCTCCATATCCACGATGTTGTCTCGAGCTCTCCGTCTCCCCAGGGCTGTGCCTATGCGCACCAAGCTCGCCGCTCCCACTTACACTGCCATTCGCTCTGTCACCACCGATGCTGCTTCGGCGTCCCTGAGCCACTCAGTCCCCAAGGTGAGAAAATGCGCACTTTCCATCCCGCAAGGGTCCTTCGGAATACCCTCGCCCGACACTTCGCCCTCCGCAAAGCGCCTACGAACCATCACTGACTCTTCGACTGCTACAGTCCGATGACGAGCCTTTCTCTGTTAACCTCAGCGATGAGAGCTTCGAGACCTACGAGCTGGACCCCCCTCCTTACACCCTGGAGGTgaccaagaaggagctgAAGGATATGTACCGCGAGATGGTCATCACCCGGTATGCAATACCATTTCCCACGACCTCAACACGACATTTACTGATAATCCCGCAGACAGATGGAGATGGCGGCCGATCGTCTGtacaaggagaagaagattcgTGGTTTCTGCCACTTGTCTACCGGACAGGAGGCTGTTGCCGTTGGCATTGAGCAtgccatcaccaaggaggacGATATTATCACCGCTTACCGATGCCACGGCTACGCCCTGATGCGTGGTGCTACCGTTCGATCCATCATTGGTGAGCTGCTTGGCCGACGTGAGGGTATCTCCTACGGAAAGGGTGGTTCCATGCACATGTTCGCCAAGAGCTTCTACGGCGGTAACGGTATCGTCGGTGCTCAGGTTCCCGTTGGCGCTGGCCTTGCCTTTGCTCACAAGTACAATGGCAACAAGAACGCTTCCATCATCCTCTACGGTGATGGTGCTAGCAACCAGGGCCAGGTCTTTGAGGCTTTCAATATGGCCAAGCTCTGGAACCTCCCTGCCCTCTTTGGCTGCGAGAGTAAGTCAATATTATAAGAACGAGCCAGAGCACTACTGACAACTCCGCAGACAACAAGTACGGTATGGGTACCGCTGCTGCTCGTTCTTCCGCTTTGACCGACTACTACAAGCGTGGTCAGTACATCCCCGGTCTGAAGGTCAACGGTATGGATGTCCTTGCCGTCAAGGCCGCCGTCAAGTACGGCAAGGAGTGGACTGCAGCCGACAAGGGACCTCTCGTCCTCGAGTACGTCACCTATCGATATGGCGGTCACTCCATGTCTGATCCCGGTACCACCTACCGAACCCGTGAGGAGATTCAGCGCATGCGATCCACCAACGATCCTATTGCTGGACTCAAGCAGAAGATCCTGGACTGGGAGATCACaagtgaggaggagctcaagaagattgacAAGGAGGCTCGTGCCCACGTCAACGAGgaggttgctgctgctgaggccatGGCCGCGCCTGAGCCCAAGCCTGAGATTCTGTTTGAGGATATCTACGTTCGGGGATCCGAGCCCGAGTACATCCGTGGCCGTATTCCCGAGGAGAACCACTACTTCCAGTAGAGGGATTGAGCGCGAGGCCGTACCACCATAATGATTTGAGCACTTGTTGCTTGCTGTAATATACATCCATGATCTATCTAGAAAGAGGCCTGGCATGGTCCGAAAATGGAGAAGGGCGAGGACCCAGGATTGCTTTTTTCGTGTTACTCATGGATGTCTCTTTGTCCTACTGTGGTTTTATATCAATGGCTTTCTCAAAGTTAGAATCAATAACGAAAGAAATCACCCAATATCATGATATTTGGCGAGCCATCTCGGCCTATCTCCCCCGAGACAACAAGAGCTTGCAGGGGCCCCTCTAACAATTAATTAACGCGCGCTAATAAATTTGATCGACGCCTTACCTAACATGGGAATAGCCCGGTGCACGTCCTGCCTTACTAGGCAACCGAATCACGTGGAGCAGGCATCTCGCGCGTTCTGGTCGCACCTGCCTTCGCGAATGGCAGCTAATTAACGCGATAGGTTGCCTAGCGGGCGCGTCATGCTACTCAGTGTCAGGTCAACTCGCGGGCTCACAATTGCCCCTCTCTTTCTACAAAACACTTCCAGATTAATATCACGACCTGTAAATTGTTGTTCTTTGTGTTCGTTGCGTTTGTTTTCGACAAGAATTCCAGGCATCATGGCACCAAAACAGGCGACTCTCGGGTATGTCAAGTCCGGACAGAGCACAATCGGGTATATGGAGGGACAACTAAAAGTTAAAGATTCGATCACTGACCAAGGCCAATTGGTAACTACAGGAAGTTCTTTGGGGCAAAAGGTGCGCCTCCTCAACAGACAAAGCTCTCCTTCAGCAGCAAACccaaaaaagaagaagcgaagCACGAAGAGGAGGCTAACATGAATACCAAATCGGGCTCAGATTCTGAGAAAGGTATTTTGCTACTTCGATGAAATCCTACGATATTCTAAATATGGATCAGAAACAAAGAAGCGAGCAAGATCagaagacaagaccaagccCGAGCTGACGCCCATTAAGAAAGAGGAAGTCGATGACGAGAGCGATGGACCTGTCACCAAGCGAGCACGACGAAGTCGAAAGCGagtcgaggaagaagatgacgatgagatgattgaagaaactgtgaagaaagagaaacatGCATCCCCCAACAAGTCAAAGGTCGCGAGTACACCCCCAAAGGTCAAGTCGCCCAAGAGGTCAAAGGCAACCCCTAAAGCCAAGGCGGCCAAAGAACCTACTCCCGAGGAGAACGACGAGtctgccaaagaagaagcatcgacagcttcagcttcagaagCCGAGCTTGACGACGAGGCAGATGTCGAAGATAAGCCTGAAGTTGCTGCCAAGGCTCGCGAGAAGGTCCAGACAAAGTTCAAGTCCAAGACGAAAGACCCCTATCCTGACTGGAAGCCCGGCACCCCTATTCCGTATGCGGCCCTGTGTACAACGTTCTCTCTTGTGGAAATGACCACCAAAAGATTGATTATTATGGAGCATTGCTCTCTGTTCCTTCGCCAAGTCATGCGCCTGACCCCTGAGGATCTATTACCTACAGTCTTATTAATGATCAACAAATTGGCTCCTGACTACGCTGGTATCGAGCTTGGTATTGGCGAGTCGTTAATCATGAAGGCTATCGGCGAGACGACCGGACGAAGCCTCCAGGTGATTAAGGCTGATCAGAAAGAAATTGGTGATCTTGGATTGGTGGCTGTAAAGAGTCGATCAACCCAGCGCACTATgttcaagcccaaggctTTGACTATCAGGGGTGTGCATCAAGGCCTAATGAACATTGCTACTGTCACTGGTAACGGTGCTCAGGGGCGCAAGGTGGATGGtatcaagaagcttcttgctgCAGCTGATGCCAACTCCACTGGCAAAGTCGAcatcaccaaggacaagggaGGACCGAGTGAAGCCAAGTTCATCATTCGATTCCTGGAAGGAAAGCTGAGACTTGGTTTGGCTGAGAGAACCGTTCTTGTTTCTTTGGCGCAAGCTATTGTTGCCCACGAGGCAGATGCCAAGGGTAAGGTCCCTAGCACCtcagatcttgagaagggTGAATCAATTCTCAAGACGGTCTATAGGTAAGCCACGTGAACCACTGTCGCTGACCCATACTTACAAAACACAGCGAACTTCCGAGCTATGACGTGATTATTCCTGCAATGCTAGAACATGGGATCATGAAGCTTCGGGAAAATTGCAAGCTCCGACCCGGTGTACCTTTGAAGCCCATGCTGGCCAAGCCAACCAAGGCCATTACTGAAGTACTCGATCGCTTTGAGGGACAAACCTTCACCTGTGAGTATAAGTATGATGGCGAAAGAGCACAAATCCATTATGTGGCAAAAGATGCGCCTCAAGAACTAAACGAAGCGAGTCAAGGCGCCGCTAAGGAGGCcgctgctggtgttgctagcatcttctccagaaaCTCCGAAGATCTCTCCAGGAAGTATCCCGATATTCTTGCCAAACTCCATACCTGGGTCAAGCCGGACACCAAGAGCTTTGTCCTGGATTGTGAGACAGTGGCCTGGgatgtcgatgagaagaaagtGTTGCCCTTCCAGCAACTCATGACacgcaagaagaaggacgtcaaggttgaggatgtcaaggtcaaggtttgCGTATTTGCATTTGATCTGTTGTACCTCAATGGAGAAGCCGTTGTCGAGAAGGCACTGCGTGAACGACGTGAGCTTCTCGAAACCGCGTTTAATCCCGTGGAAGGCGAGTTTTCCTTCGCTACCCACATGAACGGCCAGGAACTGGATGAGATCCAGGTTTTCCTTGACGAAAGTGTCAAGGCATCATGCGAGGGTCTGATGGTAAAAATGCTGGATGGGACTGAGAGTGGATATGAGCCCAGTAAGCGAAGTCGTAACTGGCTCAAGGTAAGAATTCGAAACTGCATTACTAGAATCTGTTTGACTGACTGCTATCATAGATCAAGAAGGATTACCTCTCAGGCGTCGGTGATTCCCTGGATCTTGTGGTTTTGGGCGCATACTACGGCAAAGGCAAGCGTACATCTGTTTACGGTGCATTCCTTCTGGCCTGTTACAACCCTAACTCAGAGACATACGAAACTGTTTGCAATATTGGAACCGGCTTCTCAGAACAGGTCTTGGAGGATCTCCACACCCAACTCTCTGAGATTACCATTGATAGGCCTAAGCCTTTTTACTCACACTCTTCTGGTGGTCAACACCAACCTGATGTCTGGTTTGAGCCTCGGTATGTCTGGGAAGTCAAGACAGCCGATTTGACCCTCAGTCCACGTTACAAAGCCGGTGCTAAGGAAGGTGTCGACCCGTCAGGAAACAAGGGCATCAGTCTTCGATTCCCTCGCTTCATCCGTGTGCGAGATGATAAgaaagctgatgctgccacGACAAGTCGCCAGGTTGCTGAAATGTATCGCAAACAGGAGAGCGTGACAAAGAACAAGGGCCCctctgttgatgatgactttgagTATTAGAATTAGTGTTGGTCTCTTGGGCTTTCTCAGAGGAGAAGTTTATGCATCGGCTGGTATGTTGCTGCTCCGGCGTTGGTTTCATTCTATATCAGGATTTCAATCAAGCATGGGAGTTGCACGCTGAAAGAAAAACTAGGGGCTATTTTGACCCGACCATTACTTCATGATGATTTAAGCGATTTTATGATAAATGCTCAGATCTGATTCTACCATGTTTGTTTCCTGGCGTGCGGTTTTTGGTTGCAAATACGGGAATACTGGCGGGCTGAATCGATGTCTGTCATGCTTTAGGGAAAGAGAAAAACATCCAACACTAAGCTTAGATATAAGTAATGTAAAGATTTACTAAGCCTATATTAACTATAGCTAACTATTCTTGTTATTTAGAATATAGTCCtttttcttgcctccccttggCATATAATATTCCAAGAAATAGGCAAATTTTGTGACAAAACCCGAAGCGCATGATGGCACATAATGGTTTATTTCGGAAACTGAGATGGGAGGTCAGCAATATTTCAGAATGAAATTTGGATGAAGCGTTGAATTGTACATATATATAGCCTATCAAGAACAGCAAACTCGTCTATATGATCAAAACCAATATACCCACGACCAATAATACATGACCCAGCATCAAATCTATAGGCTCCTTTTATAACATTGGCTCTTCCCCTTGTATGCTATCCCCATCATCTGCACCATCGCCATGTAATAATCCACTACTTTCACCGCCGCCATTGTCGTCTGCTATCCTGTCGGTCACGCCAGTCTCATGACCAGCACCGCCGGGTGCTAGACCCATGGTGCGGCGTGTCTCTTCGGCACCATTGAGGACATACCAGACGTCCTTCTTTGTCAACAAGCCCTGCAGAACACCGCGATCgctgaagagaagatatCTCAGGCCGAGCTTTTGGAAATATGTAGCGACAAGGTGAAGACTTGTATGCGAAGCCCGGGTAAGCGGTGTTTGGTCCATCCAGGGGCGAAGATCCAGGGTTGTGCGTGGATCTGCCATGGGCTGGTGAGAAAAGAAGGCTTCAGTCTCAGGGGGCAGCAAACGAGGTGCTTgcgttgaggctgagagatTGTATGCCAGCTCGGCACGAGAGATATATCCAAGCAGAATGGCTTCTCGGGGATCTGATATGACGGGGAAACCGCGGTATGGGTGCATCTCGAGGATAGTGGTGAGAGATGCGATAGTGTGACCTGTGGCAGTAAGAACTACAAGATCCTCGATGCGAGTCATGACTTGAGAAGCTGGGATGTCAGGAATAGATTCGTTATTCTCACTATTGTCGAGAAAAGGATATTCGTTGAAGTGAATCCACGATTCGTAGATACCGCGACGAGAGAAAGCATCGCCCACCCACTTTGATATCATGACAGCGATCATAATGGGGAGAACATAGGTGAGGGCGCCAGTGAGCTCGAACATGATGACGACAATAGAGACGGTCAAGCGAGTTACTCCAGCAAGAGATGCTGCTGCTCCGACGATGGCGTATGTACCTGGTGTAACGCAGGGTATATCAGGTTCGCATGAGCCAAATAAGAAAAATCCAGGGTGATTGGTAACCCAAATCTCCATAATGATACCTACAGCGCGGCCTGTCAAGGCACCAATGGCCATAGAAGGGAGAATAATTCCGGCGGGAATTTGGAGACCGAATGTGACAGcggcgaggaagaagccCAATACTGACGCAAAGACTAGGAGGACAATGGTCCTGGCCGAGGCAGCTCCTGTTCTACAGAGGCCGATGGGGTCGTCGAGAACCTGCGAGCATTCTGAAAAGAGGTTGGAGACGAGCTCAGTCGTCTGCACCTTCATGTAGAAGTTAGGATAGTTGATGAGGGCAGTGAAGAAGGCCACGATGAGAACCTGGACGATAGGGCCTGGGATCCATCGGTTTGACTTCTTCCAGCGAGCAATAGCCATGTTGAGTCTTATGAAGAGACCGCCATGTATGCCCTGGAAAGGAAATACTGTTAGTTACTTTTTCTGTTCGTGCTTGATATTGGACTTACACCCATGACGCCTAGTATGGCGTAGGGGAGCAGCTCGAAGCCATGCCATCCAATGCTGTAGTGAACTTGATACAAGACAAGCTTGCCAGATCGAAAGGGGTCGAAAGCCTGAAGAACAACTGCAGCAGTCATGGCACAGACAAAGCTCTGCCACATCGTCTTGTCTGGAAAGTAATAAGACAAAGTCTGTAGAGAATTAGTATTGGTTGGGGGGTTGGGGCTGAGCATAACTAACCTCGAGACTGAACAAGACACCACCGATGGGGGAACCAAAGGCAACTGAGACACCTGAGGCGGCAGCAGCCGAAAGAACCTCACGTTTGCGAGCTAATAGCGTTAGCTGATGACAACTGACTGCATTATAGGGAAGCTCTATACCTTCATTGTCATTGATGTTGCGGAACAATTTCGTAAAT
It encodes:
- a CDS encoding chloride channel — its product is MSRIMSGASQNDPYALASASASASASASASSSSHTPNSNSDDRDELDFLHDDASDDSGRGRSRDRDHVLGDDPLQSNLSAPMTFKRRQGPSLWSAPSRLLSAITGSRPHASSRGPSPAVYSSSNTPPRPEAVMFNEASKDGVPHDWYVEGPGRRVGYEDLTAIDWIFEYTKERQRLRMLYSSASGVIGYVRRLIDASQVWIVLLLTGMLVGTVAAVINVTTDWLGDLKEGYCASGPEGGHFYLNKAFCCYGYDQGSKCDGWKTWGDALGVHSKSGKWFIEYFFFVSFAMLFAYVAALLVQEYAIYAKHSGIPEIKTVLGGFVIRRFLGLWTLIIKSLGLALAVASGMWLGKEGPLIHVACCCANVFTKLFRNINDNEARKREVLSAAAASGVSVAFGSPIGGVLFSLETLSYYFPDKTMWQSFVCAMTAAVVLQAFDPFRSGKLVLYQVHYSIGWHGFELLPYAILGVMGGIHGGLFIRLNMAIARWKKSNRWIPGPIVQVLIVAFFTALINYPNFYMKVQTTELVSNLFSECSQVLDDPIGLCRTGAASARTIVLLVFASVLGFFLAAVTFGLQIPAGIILPSMAIGALTGRAVGIIMEIWVTNHPGFFLFGSCEPDIPCVTPGTYAIVGAAASLAGVTRLTVSIVVIMFELTGALTYVLPIMIAVMISKWVGDAFSRRGIYESWIHFNEYPFLDNSENNESIPDIPASQVMTRIEDLVVLTATGHTIASLTTILEMHPYRGFPVISDPREAILLGYISRAELAYNLSASTQAPRLLPPETEAFFSHQPMADPRTTLDLRPWMDQTPLTRASHTSLHLVATYFQKLGLRYLLFSDRGVLQGLLTKKDVWYVLNGAEETRRTMGLAPGGAGHETGVTDRIADDNGGGESSGLLHGDGADDGDSIQGEEPML
- a CDS encoding dehydrogenase E1 component-domain-containing protein translates to MAGYQRPMSFSERRGSALSDDLTLGTSTNPMVNHRLEKLPQQQRHLRGPPTPSMSTPAADFDQQLTGSPPPPPTPAASPGPSHFQPDWSDAADDEDFFLAKVRQHFKNCSGPQRTRVLADLLNLCTSQQLSFVHQFVSPLLKKDPFTSLPDELCLRILSFIDDPKVLARASQVSKRWRDLLSDDMTWKNLCVKHDYGRRLSEVYTHAPNFSSRPSVQALHGLDADMTSSSSFPGARPYSYTSGTRSFEGSNTSGRPRLRTYKSHFKQRYLVEAAWRSGGTSTTRNITQEGGVVTSLHLTPKYIIVALDNAKIHVFDTEGDSQRTLQGHVMGVWAMVPWDDTLVSGGCDRDVRVWNLKTGACLHTLRGHTSTVRCLKMADANTAISGSRDTTLRIWDIRTGLCKNVLVGHQSSVRCLEIKGDIVVSGSYDTFARVWSISEGRCLQTLQGHFSQIYAIAFDGKRVVTGSLDTNVRIWDPSSGECLAILQGHTSLVGQLQMRGDTLVTGGSDGSVRVWSLKEMCPIHRLAAHDNSVTSLQFDDTRVVSGGSDGRVKIWDLKTGHLVRELIAQGEAVWRVAFEDEKCVALALRHGRTVMEVWSFSPPEDMLYDRPLSLQQRVLEDDPNRPLSAMAIDYRTSQQTLASSSRDASTQDVEMNDAGPSTAPLQGERLEISPVMLGSTNKTCQFFAFLFWSQVTRPTNNWRPSSTLCRSTATFSELHPAKSQLSTRQRPDPSVQFSISTMLSRALRLPRAVPMRTKLAAPTYTAIRSVTTDAASASLSHSVPKSDDEPFSVNLSDESFETYELDPPPYTLEVTKKELKDMYREMVITRQMEMAADRLYKEKKIRGFCHLSTGQEAVAVGIEHAITKEDDIITAYRCHGYALMRGATVRSIIGELLGRREGISYGKGGSMHMFAKSFYGGNGIVGAQVPVGAGLAFAHKYNGNKNASIILYGDGASNQGQVFEAFNMAKLWNLPALFGCENNKYGMGTAAARSSALTDYYKRGQYIPGLKVNGMDVLAVKAAVKYGKEWTAADKGPLVLEYVTYRYGGHSMSDPGTTYRTREEIQRMRSTNDPIAGLKQKILDWEITSEEELKKIDKEARAHVNEEVAAAEAMAAPEPKPEILFEDIYVRGSEPEYIRGRIPEENHYFQ